From a single Sphingosinicellaceae bacterium genomic region:
- the ispZ gene encoding septation protein IspZ, producing the protein MLPPRKTIPAALRVALDYGPLLTFFVASKVFDIFVATAVFMVAIVLAIGVSRWKTGRISPMLWFTGAIVLVFGGATLWLGDVTFIKLKPTIIYLILAAILLFGMATGRPLLKLVLHDSFPAVDAEGWRKLTRNWALLFLGLAITNEVARRMLTTDQWVDFKVWGVTGLTFLFALSQAPILMRHAEDVPPKP; encoded by the coding sequence ATGCTTCCGCCCCGCAAGACGATCCCTGCCGCGCTTCGTGTCGCGCTCGACTATGGCCCGCTGCTCACGTTCTTCGTGGCGAGCAAGGTCTTCGACATCTTCGTCGCGACGGCCGTGTTCATGGTCGCCATCGTTCTGGCGATCGGCGTGTCGCGCTGGAAGACCGGGCGGATTTCGCCGATGCTGTGGTTCACCGGGGCGATCGTGCTGGTCTTTGGCGGCGCGACATTGTGGCTGGGCGACGTTACCTTCATCAAGCTCAAGCCGACGATCATCTACCTGATCCTCGCGGCGATCCTGCTGTTCGGCATGGCGACAGGCCGCCCGCTGCTCAAGCTCGTGCTTCACGACAGCTTTCCAGCGGTCGATGCGGAGGGCTGGCGCAAGCTGACGCGGAACTGGGCGCTGCTGTTCCTCGGCTTGGCGATCACCAACGAGGTCGCGCGGCGGATGCTGACCACTGACCAGTGGGTCGACTTCAAGGTCTGGGGCGTGACCGGACTGACGTTCCTGTTCGCGTTGTCGCAGGCGCCGATCCTGATGCGCCATGCAGAGGACGTGCCCCCAAAGCCCTAG
- a CDS encoding cupin-like domain-containing protein has protein sequence MVEIRRRTRVVEAATLDADAADALLASPQPAIVRGLAANWPLVRHGRESAGEAIDYLASFDQQQPIVGYTGDPAIGGRFFYDDDLRGLNFARERVGLSAYLERMRAHLDDAAAPSLYIGSTDLTGYLPGFADANPLPFASATLVAAPPLASIWIGNRTIAAAHWDMSNNVAVCAVGRRRFTLFPPDQAANLYPGPLEPTPGGQVVSMVDFDVPDFDRHPGFREALAAAEVADLGPGDVLIYPALWWHQVEALDAFNVLVNYWWNAAEPFMDNPMTTLLHGLLALRDRPLAEKQGWRALFDYYVFGPADRAGAHLPEHARGPLGTLDDRSARRLRAQILQQMNR, from the coding sequence ATGGTCGAGATCCGCCGCCGCACGCGCGTCGTCGAGGCGGCAACGCTGGACGCTGACGCGGCCGATGCGCTGCTTGCGTCGCCCCAGCCGGCGATCGTCCGGGGCCTCGCCGCGAACTGGCCGCTGGTCCGCCACGGCAGGGAGTCGGCGGGCGAGGCGATCGACTATCTGGCGAGCTTCGACCAGCAGCAGCCGATCGTCGGCTATACCGGTGACCCGGCGATCGGCGGGCGGTTCTTCTACGACGACGACCTCCGCGGCCTGAATTTCGCTCGCGAGCGCGTCGGGCTGAGCGCGTATCTCGAGCGCATGCGCGCGCATCTCGACGACGCCGCCGCGCCGTCGCTCTACATCGGATCGACCGACCTCACGGGCTATCTCCCGGGCTTTGCCGACGCCAACCCGCTGCCCTTCGCGAGCGCGACGCTCGTCGCCGCGCCCCCGCTTGCGAGCATCTGGATCGGCAACCGGACGATCGCCGCGGCGCACTGGGACATGTCGAACAACGTCGCGGTCTGCGCGGTCGGGCGGCGGCGCTTCACATTGTTCCCTCCCGACCAGGCCGCCAACCTCTACCCCGGCCCGCTCGAACCGACGCCGGGCGGACAGGTGGTGAGCATGGTCGATTTCGACGTGCCCGACTTCGACCGCCATCCCGGTTTCCGCGAGGCGCTGGCGGCAGCCGAGGTCGCCGACCTCGGGCCTGGGGATGTCCTCATCTACCCGGCATTGTGGTGGCACCAGGTCGAGGCGCTCGACGCCTTCAACGTGCTGGTCAATTACTGGTGGAACGCCGCGGAGCCGTTCATGGACAACCCGATGACGACGCTGCTGCACGGGCTGCTGGCGCTCCGCGACCGGCCGCTTGCCGAGAAGCAGGGCTGGCGCGCGCTCTTCGACTATTATGTCTTTGGCCCCGCCGACCGCGCCGGGGCGCACCTGCCGGAGCACGCGCGCGGTCCACTCGGCACGCTCGACGACCGCAGCGCGCGACGGCTCCGCGCGCAAATCCTGCAACAGATGAACCGCTAG
- a CDS encoding GGDEF domain-containing protein translates to MPVSTVSPVPAEPLPRSRAHLILTRILDARVDEAARDGEKTFVARLVALWLMSAIVAANLGFGYAVPWTCLGVAGELMTYLSKRQFRADGPASLGARAGYVVTAFAVVLVWTSLPLLFWFSPGTGLNGVATLVLATLMIHAQAFAFRSISTLVAVGGPPALLLLILPWVSELRGVERLTFALVTVIAIGYACASIGAHRATARSLSAAQDELERFAYIDVLTTLANRRRFSENLRDLIAMSRRRGTRFALLLIDLDLFKQVNDTLGHDAGDALLIEVGARLRAAVRAQDDVARLGGDEFAVLLSDADDAPAIAAVCERIASSSRNAIEFDGARMQSSLSVGVALFPDNGTDQDSLYKSADLALYQAKRSGRNAWRYSQASAEKPNSRARARTRTVEGPRPPGPIERSGT, encoded by the coding sequence ATGCCAGTATCGACCGTGTCACCCGTGCCGGCGGAGCCGCTGCCGCGGTCCCGCGCGCACCTCATTCTGACCAGGATACTCGACGCGCGGGTCGATGAAGCCGCCCGTGACGGGGAGAAAACCTTTGTCGCCCGGCTCGTTGCCCTGTGGCTGATGTCGGCAATCGTCGCTGCCAACCTGGGATTCGGCTATGCCGTTCCCTGGACCTGCCTCGGCGTCGCCGGCGAATTGATGACCTACCTGTCGAAGCGCCAATTCCGCGCCGATGGACCGGCGTCACTGGGCGCGCGCGCCGGCTACGTGGTCACGGCATTTGCCGTCGTCCTGGTCTGGACAAGCCTGCCGCTGCTGTTCTGGTTCTCGCCGGGAACCGGGCTGAACGGGGTCGCGACCTTGGTGCTCGCGACACTGATGATCCACGCTCAGGCATTTGCGTTCCGGTCGATTTCGACGCTGGTGGCCGTGGGTGGCCCGCCGGCGCTGCTGCTTTTGATCCTGCCGTGGGTCTCGGAGCTTCGCGGCGTCGAGCGGCTGACCTTCGCCTTGGTCACGGTGATCGCAATCGGCTACGCCTGCGCCAGTATCGGCGCGCATCGCGCCACCGCCAGATCGCTGAGCGCGGCGCAGGACGAACTCGAGCGCTTCGCCTACATCGACGTGCTGACCACGCTCGCCAACCGTCGGCGTTTCAGCGAGAACCTTCGCGACCTGATCGCGATGTCGCGGCGGCGCGGCACGCGGTTCGCGCTGCTGCTGATCGATCTCGACCTGTTCAAGCAGGTCAATGACACCCTCGGCCATGACGCCGGCGATGCGTTGCTGATCGAGGTCGGGGCGCGGCTGCGTGCCGCAGTTCGCGCCCAGGACGATGTCGCCCGGCTCGGCGGTGACGAGTTCGCCGTCCTGTTGTCCGATGCCGACGACGCACCTGCGATCGCTGCCGTCTGCGAGCGCATCGCCAGCAGTTCGCGGAACGCTATCGAGTTCGACGGGGCTCGGATGCAGTCGAGCCTGAGCGTCGGCGTCGCCCTGTTCCCCGACAACGGCACCGACCAGGACAGCCTCTACAAGTCGGCGGACCTGGCGTTGTACCAAGCCAAGCGCAGCGGCCGGAATGCGTGGCGCTATAGCCAGGCCAGCGCGGAAAAGCCGAACTCGCGCGCCCGGGCGCGCACGCGAACGGTCGAAGGCCCGCGACCGCCGGGTCCGATCGAGCGCAGCGGCACCTAG
- a CDS encoding SapC family protein produces MTNVVKLINVDHAGLRVVAAGWGDGVNQVPVFPTEFEAVQRDFPIVFHRGTDGAFEARALMGLDRGENLFLDGERWRARYVPALLARGPFTIGLEARAGSAPEPMIYVDLDDPRVMSEGGEPVFLPHGGNAPCLERVLDALQTAHLGHAAQGPMFAAFAAAGLIEPVRIEAQLDDTLRYDIADFHTIGVEALASLTGSALEELHRQGWLAAAVHVVSSLGNMARLIALKNARRAGA; encoded by the coding sequence ATGACGAATGTCGTCAAGCTCATTAACGTCGATCATGCCGGCCTGCGGGTCGTCGCAGCCGGCTGGGGTGACGGCGTCAATCAGGTTCCGGTGTTTCCGACCGAGTTCGAAGCGGTGCAGCGCGATTTCCCGATCGTCTTCCATCGGGGCACCGATGGCGCGTTCGAGGCGCGAGCGCTGATGGGGCTCGATCGGGGCGAGAACCTGTTCCTCGACGGCGAGCGCTGGCGCGCGCGCTATGTGCCCGCGCTGCTGGCGCGCGGGCCCTTCACGATCGGTCTCGAAGCGCGTGCCGGAAGCGCCCCCGAGCCGATGATCTACGTCGACCTCGACGATCCACGCGTCATGAGCGAGGGCGGTGAGCCGGTATTCCTCCCCCACGGCGGTAATGCGCCGTGTCTCGAACGCGTGCTCGACGCGCTCCAGACCGCCCACCTAGGGCATGCGGCGCAGGGTCCGATGTTCGCCGCATTTGCTGCGGCGGGGCTAATCGAGCCGGTACGCATAGAAGCCCAGCTCGACGACACGCTGCGCTACGATATCGCCGACTTCCACACCATCGGGGTCGAGGCCCTTGCCAGTCTGACCGGGTCGGCGCTGGAGGAACTGCACCGCCAGGGTTGGCTCGCCGCCGCCGTCCACGTCGTCTCGTCGCTCGGCAACATGGCGCGGCTGATCGCGCTCAAGAACGCCCGGCGCGCGGGCGCGTAG
- a CDS encoding beta-glucosidase — protein sequence MDRRDFIRTGLTAGASLAAAPALAVPPRPLDQHFPKDFLWGCATASYQIEGAVTEGGRGPTNWDVFSHTPGRVANGDTGDVACDSYHRYLDDIALLTALGVKAYRMSIAWSRIFPEGRGKPNQAGLDYYNRVVDGLLAAGIQPYVTLFHWDLPQALPGGWQSRDTAYAFADYAGFTAGKLSDRVDQFMTVNELRCFTDLGHLQGIHAPGLKLPPAAVNQVRHHGVLAHGLGVQAIRAHARAGTKVGIADNSNFYVPVIETPEHIEAAKRAVRTENAMFLTAIMEGAYLDGYLTQQGAAAPVVKEGDMAAIGSKLDFVALNVYAPSYVRADGSAQGYAVLPHLPSSPRMASPWLYVGPEVAYWAVRTVSELWGPKAIYISENGTSADDPVVDGRVDDADRIMYLRNYLAEFRRAAVEGYPLRGYFLWSLMDNFEWADGYTKRFGLHYVDFATQKRTPKLSAAWYRELIRRNELV from the coding sequence GTGGATCGTCGTGATTTCATCAGGACCGGGCTGACTGCGGGCGCGTCGCTCGCCGCCGCACCGGCGCTCGCGGTCCCGCCGCGCCCCCTCGACCAGCATTTTCCCAAGGACTTCCTGTGGGGTTGCGCGACCGCATCGTACCAGATCGAGGGCGCGGTCACCGAGGGCGGGCGCGGGCCGACCAACTGGGACGTCTTCTCGCACACGCCGGGTCGCGTCGCCAACGGCGACACCGGCGACGTCGCCTGCGACAGCTACCACCGCTATCTCGACGATATCGCGCTACTCACGGCGCTCGGTGTCAAGGCGTACCGGATGTCGATCGCCTGGTCGCGAATCTTCCCGGAGGGTCGCGGCAAGCCTAACCAGGCTGGGCTCGACTATTACAACCGGGTCGTCGACGGGCTGCTCGCTGCCGGCATCCAGCCTTACGTGACGCTGTTCCACTGGGATCTGCCCCAGGCCTTGCCGGGCGGCTGGCAGTCGCGTGATACCGCCTATGCCTTCGCCGATTATGCGGGCTTCACCGCGGGCAAATTGTCCGACCGGGTCGACCAGTTCATGACCGTCAACGAACTGCGCTGCTTCACCGATCTCGGCCATCTGCAGGGTATCCATGCGCCCGGCCTCAAGCTGCCGCCGGCAGCGGTCAACCAGGTCCGACACCACGGCGTCCTCGCGCACGGCCTCGGCGTCCAGGCGATCCGAGCCCACGCCCGCGCCGGGACCAAGGTCGGTATCGCCGACAACAGCAACTTCTACGTCCCCGTTATCGAGACGCCGGAGCACATCGAGGCGGCAAAACGCGCCGTCCGGACCGAAAACGCGATGTTCCTGACCGCGATCATGGAGGGCGCGTATCTCGACGGCTATCTGACGCAGCAGGGTGCCGCCGCGCCGGTGGTGAAGGAGGGCGACATGGCGGCGATCGGCAGCAAGCTCGATTTCGTCGCGCTCAACGTCTACGCGCCGAGCTACGTCCGCGCCGATGGCTCGGCGCAGGGCTATGCGGTCCTGCCGCACCTGCCGTCGTCGCCGCGGATGGCCTCGCCGTGGCTCTATGTCGGGCCGGAGGTGGCGTATTGGGCGGTACGCACGGTCAGCGAACTGTGGGGTCCGAAGGCAATCTACATCTCCGAGAACGGCACGTCGGCCGACGATCCGGTCGTCGACGGCCGCGTCGACGATGCCGACCGCATCATGTACCTTCGCAACTATCTCGCCGAGTTCCGCCGCGCCGCGGTCGAGGGCTATCCGCTCAGGGGCTATTTCCTGTGGAGCCTGATGGACAATTTCGAATGGGCGGACGGCTACACCAAGCGCTTCGGCCTGCACTACGTCGACTTCGCCACCCAGAAGCGGACGCCCAAGCTCAGCGCCGCCTGGTACCGCGAACTGATCCGCCGCAACGAGCTCGTCTGA
- the ccmA gene encoding heme ABC exporter ATP-binding protein CcmA — protein MGSPEQLIVEGLACTRGGREVFAGVGFTLASGGAVQVEGRNGAGKSSLLRILGGLLAPSEGRVDNPFDVAWLGADATLKPGLTLREELDYWARLDGKGEPEVAAALAAFDLAPLAGLPVDVLSSGQRRRAALARVHASGAKLWLLDEPAVGLDAASLASLAAAVRAHRDSGGAVVVATHGDIGLDAPQRLSL, from the coding sequence ATGGGGTCGCCGGAACAGCTGATCGTCGAGGGTCTCGCCTGCACACGCGGCGGACGCGAGGTGTTCGCCGGCGTCGGCTTCACGCTCGCGAGCGGCGGTGCGGTGCAGGTCGAGGGTCGCAACGGCGCGGGCAAGTCGAGCCTGCTTCGCATCCTCGGTGGGCTGCTCGCGCCGTCGGAGGGGCGCGTCGACAATCCGTTCGACGTCGCCTGGCTGGGCGCGGACGCGACACTGAAGCCGGGGCTGACCCTGCGCGAGGAGCTCGATTACTGGGCGCGCCTCGATGGCAAGGGCGAGCCGGAAGTGGCCGCAGCGCTGGCGGCGTTCGACCTTGCGCCGCTGGCCGGGCTGCCGGTGGATGTCCTGTCGAGCGGCCAGCGTCGCCGTGCTGCACTGGCCCGGGTTCACGCGTCGGGGGCGAAGCTGTGGCTGCTCGACGAGCCTGCGGTCGGTCTCGATGCGGCGTCGCTGGCCTCGCTGGCGGCGGCAGTGCGTGCCCACCGCGATTCCGGCGGCGCGGTCGTTGTCGCCACCCACGGCGACATCGGCCTCGACGCGCCGCAGCGGCTCAGCCTGTGA